A window of the bacterium genome harbors these coding sequences:
- a CDS encoding inosine/xanthosine triphosphatase yields MTPAPGYGAGRGREFVPSRVAVGSRNPLKIAAVEAVLAAFRPGLLVRGVAVSSGVAATPLSNPETIAGARQRARLAREATGDDWGIGLEGGMAVYDGRWFSGVWCVIRDGRIETRGGGVHFELPPEAARRIVEEGVEMGTAMDGLAGIEMSKRKMGAEGILTRGLIDRSATFRTAVRYALAPFLHPDWYRPE; encoded by the coding sequence ATGACTCCTGCCCCCGGATACGGCGCCGGGCGCGGACGGGAGTTCGTCCCCTCCCGAGTGGCGGTCGGTTCCCGCAACCCCCTCAAGATCGCCGCGGTGGAGGCGGTTCTGGCGGCGTTCCGCCCCGGGCTGCTGGTACGGGGCGTGGCGGTATCCTCGGGGGTCGCCGCCACTCCCCTCTCCAATCCGGAAACGATCGCCGGGGCCCGGCAACGGGCGCGGCTGGCCCGGGAAGCGACCGGAGACGACTGGGGAATCGGCCTCGAGGGGGGTATGGCGGTCTATGACGGCCGCTGGTTCTCGGGGGTCTGGTGCGTGATCCGGGACGGCCGGATCGAGACCCGGGGGGGCGGGGTCCATTTCGAGCTGCCGCCGGAGGCGGCGCGGCGGATCGTGGAGGAAGGGGTGGAGATGGGAACGGCGATGGACGGACTGGCCGGCATCGAGATGAGCAAACGTAAAATGGGGGCGGAGGGCATCCTCACCCGGGGGTTGATCGACCGAAGCGCCACGTTCCGGACCGCGGTCCGCTACGCCCTGGCTCCTTTCCTCCATCCCGACTGGTACCGACCGGAATGA